In the genome of Leeuwenhoekiella sp. MAR_2009_132, one region contains:
- a CDS encoding bestrophin family protein → MLIRRNISWKLILRYTWKELLFFLVYSLAIFFVYHYLGWYFIDIPFEPLTVIGIAVSFYLGFKNSQSYDRFWEGRKIWGMIVNWSRTWGIRVLSLISIDDPIAEKEIRRDLFYRHIAWLNALRVQLRQPRTWTLQEGALVERLFDRHAERNQESSEVHQYVGQSEYEETKDRANPATHLLKNQALIIQRLRKDQVIDGFQEMQLQEALAKFYDFQGMCERIKNTPFPRQYGYFSKVFTWIFVLLLPLGLLNIFENHVSEDIEPARQIAFMFLQMIPFTILIMWIFTTMEYVGDNSEDPFEGKANDVPMTALCRTIEIDLRDMLDEENLPESIKPKDDILY, encoded by the coding sequence ATGTTAATTAGAAGAAATATAAGCTGGAAATTAATCTTGCGATACACGTGGAAAGAGCTTCTGTTTTTTCTGGTATATTCTTTAGCTATTTTTTTTGTTTACCACTATTTAGGCTGGTATTTTATAGATATTCCCTTTGAACCTCTAACAGTTATTGGTATTGCTGTTTCCTTTTACCTTGGCTTTAAAAACAGTCAGAGTTATGATCGCTTTTGGGAAGGTCGTAAAATTTGGGGAATGATTGTAAACTGGAGTCGCACCTGGGGTATACGAGTATTAAGTCTTATAAGTATAGATGACCCTATTGCAGAGAAAGAAATAAGGAGAGATTTATTTTACAGACATATCGCCTGGCTCAATGCATTACGCGTTCAATTGAGACAGCCTCGTACCTGGACCCTTCAGGAAGGTGCCTTAGTAGAACGTCTTTTTGACCGTCATGCAGAGCGCAATCAAGAAAGTAGTGAAGTACATCAATATGTAGGGCAAAGCGAGTATGAGGAGACAAAAGACCGGGCAAACCCTGCTACACACCTTTTAAAAAATCAGGCATTAATAATACAGCGTTTGAGAAAAGATCAGGTTATAGATGGCTTTCAAGAAATGCAGTTACAGGAAGCCTTAGCAAAATTCTATGATTTTCAGGGAATGTGTGAGCGTATAAAAAACACCCCATTTCCCAGACAATACGGTTATTTTTCAAAAGTTTTTACGTGGATATTTGTATTACTGCTTCCGCTGGGATTACTAAATATTTTTGAAAATCACGTTTCAGAAGATATCGAACCCGCTAGGCAAATTGCTTTTATGTTTTTACAAATGATCCCATTTACCATTCTAATTATGTGGATTTTTACCACTATGGAATATGTAGGAGATAACAGTGAAGATCCTTTTGAAGGCAAAGCTAATGATGTGCCTATGACCGCCCTCTGTCGTACTATTGAAATAGATTTACGGGATATGCTTGATGAAGAAAATTTACCCGAAAGTATAAAACCTAAAGACGATATTCTCTATTAA
- a CDS encoding YheT family hydrolase, producing the protein MPLIESTYTAKGPFKNAHFNTIFAAKLRRVYGVYQKRERVILSDGDFIDIDWSYSKSTSKLSKTVLLFHGLEGTAKRTYMLGTVKQLIQHGYDCAAINLRSCSGEINTKLRSYHSGASEDVAEIISHINSLKKNTQLYLCGFSLGGNLILKYLGENRERPDNIIAAVAISTPIDLFDSLGALERSGNWIYRWSFLKDLRAKYKMKLTNFPGELNAENYRKIKSLRLFDEYYTAPAHGFKDALDYYTKSSSSQFLNQIKVPVLLLNAKDDSFLNEKCYPVSVSRSHPFIHLEMPEKGGHVGFMTTRRTTYNEERTLAFFNVHTLKS; encoded by the coding sequence ATGCCATTAATTGAATCTACATATACAGCTAAAGGCCCTTTCAAAAACGCACATTTTAACACTATTTTTGCCGCCAAGTTAAGACGCGTGTATGGCGTTTACCAAAAACGGGAACGCGTTATTTTATCTGACGGTGATTTTATTGATATCGATTGGAGTTATTCTAAGAGTACCAGTAAACTGTCAAAAACTGTATTACTCTTTCACGGTCTTGAAGGCACCGCTAAAAGGACCTATATGTTAGGAACCGTAAAGCAACTCATACAACATGGTTATGATTGTGCAGCCATAAATTTACGCAGCTGTAGCGGTGAGATTAATACTAAATTAAGATCGTATCATTCTGGAGCATCAGAAGATGTGGCTGAAATTATTAGTCACATTAATAGCTTAAAGAAAAACACCCAATTATATTTATGTGGCTTTAGTCTTGGCGGCAATCTCATTTTAAAATATTTAGGAGAAAACCGAGAGCGACCAGATAACATTATTGCTGCTGTTGCCATATCTACTCCCATAGATTTATTTGATTCTTTAGGCGCCTTAGAAAGAAGTGGAAACTGGATTTACCGATGGTCATTTCTTAAAGATTTACGAGCTAAATACAAGATGAAACTCACTAATTTTCCCGGAGAGTTAAATGCAGAAAATTACAGGAAAATTAAATCGCTGCGCTTATTTGATGAGTATTATACAGCTCCTGCCCACGGCTTTAAAGACGCTCTTGACTATTACACAAAGAGCAGCAGCAGTCAGTTTTTAAATCAAATAAAAGTACCGGTATTACTTTTAAACGCTAAAGACGATAGTTTTCTTAATGAGAAATGTTATCCTGTTTCTGTTTCTAGATCGCATCCATTTATACATCTTGAGATGCCCGAAAAAGGGGGGCATGTAGGTTTTATGACTACACGAAGAACTACGTATAATGAAGAGCGCACATTAGCATTTTTTAACGTGCACACCCTTAAATCTTAA
- a CDS encoding plastocyanin/azurin family copper-binding protein: MKTFKLTLIFALSLLLVNCGDKENKEEKETVKIGANNTSTSKKADENVTEVVLLATDLMQFDKNEIRVAAGKKVKLTLRHTGKQPVEVMGHNFVLLTQGTEIPAFGAKASAARDNGYIPEGTDAVIVNTKMLGGGQSDTIEFDAPEPGTYDFICSFPGHYSVMKGKFIVE; encoded by the coding sequence ATGAAAACATTTAAACTCACACTTATTTTTGCACTTTCTCTATTACTTGTAAACTGCGGAGATAAAGAAAATAAGGAAGAAAAAGAAACTGTAAAAATTGGCGCTAACAATACATCTACGTCAAAAAAAGCTGACGAAAATGTAACTGAAGTTGTTCTTCTAGCTACAGATTTAATGCAGTTTGATAAAAATGAAATACGCGTTGCTGCGGGTAAAAAAGTAAAATTAACCTTACGTCATACTGGTAAACAACCTGTTGAAGTTATGGGTCATAATTTTGTTTTATTAACCCAAGGCACAGAGATTCCTGCATTTGGAGCTAAAGCTTCTGCAGCAAGAGACAATGGCTATATTCCTGAAGGTACAGACGCGGTAATCGTAAATACAAAAATGCTAGGTGGCGGCCAGTCAGATACTATAGAATTTGATGCACCAGAGCCTGGTACTTATGACTTTATCTGTAGTTTTCCCGGTCATTATAGTGTAATGAAAGGTAAGTTTATTGTAGAGTAA